TTCAACATGTTTTATTCTTTTGATATCTCTGTCTTTTCCATACGCATCAGAAATTGACGTAGCAACAGGGTGATTTGAGTTGGTTTCAGCATATGCAGCATATTCTAATATTTGTTCTTTGGGAAAATCGTTCGATGTAACAATATTTACAACTTTAAACTCTCCCTTTGTAAGTGTACCTGTTTTGTCGAAGACTACTGTTTTTACCTGAGTTAACGCATCAAGAAAGTTCGAGCCTTTAACAAGTATGCCTTTTCTTGAAGCACTGCCAATTCCGCCGAAATATCCTAACGGAATACTTATAACCAATGCACAGGGGCAAGAAATAACCAAGACAACCAATGCACGATAGATCCAATCGCTGAATGTTTGCCCGCTAAATAACAAAGGTGGAATAATGGCTATTAACAAAGCACCAACCACCACTACTGGAGTATAATATTTAGCAAAAGTGGTAATAAATTTCTCGGTTTCAGCTTTTTTAGATGATGCGTTTTCTACCAGCTCCAGAATTTTGGATACGGACGATTCACTGAATAATTTTGTTACTTTGATAGTAAGCACACCTGTTTGATTTATCATCCCAGATAAAACAGTGTCCTTTTCTTTAAACTTACGTTGTACACTTTCGCCAGTTAACGCAGCAGTATCAACAAATGAATTCCCCTCAATAACTTCACCATCGAGGGGAATTTTTTCTCCTGGTTTAACAATAATTATATCTCCAACTTTTACGCTCTCAGGAGAAACTTTTATTGCTTCATCATTTAACAACAAATTTGCGTAATCTGGTTTTATTTCAAGCAATGCTTTTATTGATTTCCTTGAACGATTTACTGATATATCCTGAAATAATTCACCCACAACATAAAAAAGCATTACTGCCATTGCTTCTGGCATTTGGTCTATTGCAAAAGCTCCAACTGTAGCAATTGTCATTAAAAACTGCTCATCAAAAAACTTTCCTCTAAAGATATTTTTTACAGCTGTTGAAATGACTTTCCAACCTACAATTAGATAACCAGCTCCAAATACCAAAAATTCAGCAAGCTGAAAAGGGGTATTATGTAATTCTTTTTCGAATAACATTCCTGCAATTAAAATAAACAGACCTGAAACAGCCTTAATAATAGTCCATTTATTTTCAGCAATTTCACTTTTTGCAACTATTATTTTCTCATTTTCTTCGACTTCAACTTCCGGTTCAATTTTCTGAATTTGTGCTTTAACCTTTTCAATATTATCGGTATCAATAATCATGGTAGAATTTGCAAAATTCACATTGACAAATTTCACATCGTCAAGTTTGGCAATGCTGTGTTCAATTTTTGAAGCACAAGAAGCACAATCTAAGTTTTTTAACTTATACTTTTTCATTTACTGTACCATTTAATTGCAAACATAATTGCTTATTTATCAAACATCCATTTGTCGTACAGATTTAATAACCTGTACAACAAATGGCTAAATACCATACTAAATATTAGTACCTGTTTTAACCCGATAAGCTTTTAGGACATCGGTAACATATATAATTCCATCACCTGAATTTCCAGTTCGTCCTTTGATGGAAATAATACTGACAATTTTTTCAACTTCAGAATCATTACAAACAATTTCAATTATTGCAACTTTAAAATTTGTGAGTAGGAAACTGGTAGAGTTTATTTGCTCGTCATCCGAAAAGGTTCCTGTTCCTTCTGCCCACGAAACAGTGATATTAGAACAACCTACCTCCTGTAATTTAGTCAGAATATCATCAACCTTAAATGGTTTTACTATAGCTTTTATGGCTTTCATTGCTTTATCAGTTTTAATGTTTCAGCCTTTCCGTTAATTGTAACCGAAAGAAAATATACTCCACTTGTAATATCAGATTTTAAAATGTCTTTAACTGGTAAGTCACATGGACCGCTAAAAAATGTTTTCTTATAATTAGCAATCTTTTGACCTAGCATATTAGTAATAGATATTTCTACTTCTGAAGTTTCGTTTAAATCAATTACCAAAACAGACTCATTATTTATTGGATTTGGATATAGATTTAAATTATTTGTTGCAGAAAGTGGTAAATTTTCAACATTTGTTAATTGATCTAAATTTATATTATCAATGAAAATTCCATTACCACTACCTGATGTTACAACAAATTTAACTCTAATATTTGCTTTATTCATAAATGAAGTAGGGATATAAATATTTTCCATTCTCCATTCTGTTGTGCTTGGAGTAAAAGAACTAACCAATGCACCACCATTAGTAGATAATGTTGCACCAGATTTTGTTTGTCTTAGTAACCAAGTAGAACCGCAATTATAAGAAATGTAAATCTGTAATTTATCATTATCTGTTGCAGTTTTTTGAGCATAAGCAACCCAATAAGTAAAGAAATTACTAGGATTATTTCCTGCAAATAAAATATTTGGTGAATATAATTCGGAGGTTTGACCAGCCACATTACTTGCATTATTAACCTTTAATGAAGCCATGCCATCATAACCAATATTTGTTCTTACCCAATTAGATGTGCTATTACCTCTTATCAGCCAACTTTTGGTAGTATCTAAATAATTCGGAAATGAACTATCCTCAAAACTTTCTATCCAAGGGACGTTTTCACCTACAGTAGAATTCAGCACTTGTATAATATCTGTCTTTGTTATTTGGTTGCTTCCACTGGTATTTGATGCGGTTAAGGTAGCACTATAATTTCCTGCTGAAGCATAAGAAACAATTGGGCTTATATCACTCGAAACAGCTGGAGTTCCTCCCGGGAACGACCATTGCAAAGAATATCCAGTATCAACATTCCATGTTAAATCAGTGAATTGAACTGTAATATTGTCGCAACTAAGTGATTTGTTATATTTAAAATCCGGTTCAGGAATACATATTTGTGAAATATAACCATCATTTGTACCAGTAGCAATTAAATTAGAAGCTGACCATAAATTATTTCGCCCACTTACCGAACTGTTTAAAGCTGCCCTCATTCTGGTCTTTTGCCCTTCTGTGTACATATTGCTACAATAGCTGTAATCCATATAATTCTGCACGTTGTCTAATTCTCCGCAAGTGTTTGCTGTTAAATTACAACTTGTATGACCTATAGTATTGGGAGTATCGGAAACACCATCATCAATTCCGCAATTAGAAGCAAGTCCAGGCTCATTACTATTTCCCCAAGTATGTGCA
The Bacteroidia bacterium genome window above contains:
- a CDS encoding P-II family nitrogen regulator, with protein sequence MKAIKAIVKPFKVDDILTKLQEVGCSNITVSWAEGTGTFSDDEQINSTSFLLTNFKVAIIEIVCNDSEVEKIVSIISIKGRTGNSGDGIIYVTDVLKAYRVKTGTNI
- the cadA gene encoding cadmium-translocating P-type ATPase, whose protein sequence is MKKYKLKNLDCASCASKIEHSIAKLDDVKFVNVNFANSTMIIDTDNIEKVKAQIQKIEPEVEVEENEKIIVAKSEIAENKWTIIKAVSGLFILIAGMLFEKELHNTPFQLAEFLVFGAGYLIVGWKVISTAVKNIFRGKFFDEQFLMTIATVGAFAIDQMPEAMAVMLFYVVGELFQDISVNRSRKSIKALLEIKPDYANLLLNDEAIKVSPESVKVGDIIIVKPGEKIPLDGEVIEGNSFVDTAALTGESVQRKFKEKDTVLSGMINQTGVLTIKVTKLFSESSVSKILELVENASSKKAETEKFITTFAKYYTPVVVVGALLIAIIPPLLFSGQTFSDWIYRALVVLVISCPCALVISIPLGYFGGIGSASRKGILVKGSNFLDALTQVKTVVFDKTGTLTKGEFKVVNIVTSNDFPKEQILEYAAYAETNSNHPVATSISDAYGKDRDIKRIKHVEEISGHGIKAVIDEKTVLAGNDKLMHKENIEHPVCNIEGTVVHIAIDKVYAGYIIISDTLKDDAIEAIENLRTKNIQTVMLTGDNKFAAAAIAKKLNIDKYFYELLPEDKVKHIETLIEECKGGKVAFVGDGINDAPVIARADIGIAMGALGSDAAIETADVVLMTDSPSKVAIAINVAKRTRNIVWQNILFAMGVKAIFIILGIFGIATMWEAVFGDMGVALIAVFNAIRILKK
- a CDS encoding T9SS type A sorting domain-containing protein, which encodes MQNIKTATKLNLFICVLFNRVAKKIILMLFLTFPFINGFSQTRLCSEFEADQRAEIENPDALNAKSELELFTKQFSQNNQKSEAVYVIPVVFHVLHYYGAENISKVQILDAIRILNEDYKKLNADTANIVSAFLGIAANSNIEFRLAQIDPNGNCTDGIVRTVTSETYNANDDSKLLSPSWPRNKYLNVWTANNLESGAAGYSYYPSSVSGAWGVNKDGVIILATYVGSIGTGNYNYSRALTHEVGHYLNLAHTWGNSNEPGLASNCGIDDGVSDTPNTIGHTSCNLTANTCGELDNVQNYMDYSYCSNMYTEGQKTRMRAALNSSVSGRNNLWSASNLIATGTNDGYISQICIPEPDFKYNKSLSCDNITVQFTDLTWNVDTGYSLQWSFPGGTPAVSSDISPIVSYASAGNYSATLTASNTSGSNQITKTDIIQVLNSTVGENVPWIESFEDSSFPNYLDTTKSWLIRGNSTSNWVRTNIGYDGMASLKVNNASNVAGQTSELYSPNILFAGNNPSNFFTYWVAYAQKTATDNDKLQIYISYNCGSTWLLRQTKSGATLSTNGGALVSSFTPSTTEWRMENIYIPTSFMNKANIRVKFVVTSGSGNGIFIDNINLDQLTNVENLPLSATNNLNLYPNPINNESVLVIDLNETSEVEISITNMLGQKIANYKKTFFSGPCDLPVKDILKSDITSGVYFLSVTINGKAETLKLIKQ